One Polaribacter sp. SA4-12 genomic window carries:
- a CDS encoding helix-turn-helix domain-containing protein produces the protein MKIDIDSQVFSKKAIKNTLDKNVDSKGFSECNWFLKDEKACGGIKDIRGNGMCFFAYNLNCYQKNKIIVSHDAPLYKLHFEFDDELKDTSKSGTKEGIHVKKGRFELLFNPQENSIIKRTKETKNAVELYFEESYLRNIISTEFTQLLVILKVNSKEKAFINYGVFITDDLINIINSIKNCAYAGAKRSVFLELKIKELTIVALAIYMDHYHEDEEIIATKEALQSVENYMKLNLKKELNITELSVLAGMNTSKFKKSFKQLYGTTVFKYITSLRIEKAKTLIQQKSYTISQASYEVGYKNAQHFTVAFKKKLGYLPSELKK, from the coding sequence ATGAAGATTGATATAGATAGTCAGGTTTTTAGCAAGAAAGCAATCAAAAATACGTTAGACAAAAACGTTGATTCTAAAGGATTTAGCGAGTGCAACTGGTTTTTAAAAGATGAGAAGGCGTGTGGGGGTATAAAAGATATTAGAGGTAACGGAATGTGTTTTTTTGCTTATAATTTAAATTGTTATCAAAAAAATAAAATAATTGTTTCTCATGATGCGCCCTTATATAAATTGCATTTTGAGTTTGATGATGAACTAAAAGATACAAGTAAAAGCGGAACAAAGGAAGGCATCCATGTTAAAAAAGGAAGGTTTGAGTTGCTTTTTAATCCGCAAGAAAATAGTATCATAAAGCGTACTAAAGAAACTAAAAACGCGGTAGAACTTTATTTTGAAGAGTCTTATTTGCGGAATATTATAAGTACTGAGTTTACCCAGTTATTGGTTATTTTAAAAGTAAATTCTAAAGAAAAAGCCTTTATTAATTATGGTGTATTTATTACTGACGACCTTATTAATATTATAAATTCGATTAAAAATTGTGCATATGCAGGTGCTAAAAGAAGTGTTTTTCTTGAGTTAAAAATTAAAGAATTAACCATTGTAGCATTGGCTATTTATATGGATCATTATCATGAAGATGAAGAGATCATTGCTACCAAAGAAGCATTGCAGAGTGTTGAAAACTATATGAAATTAAATTTAAAAAAAGAGCTAAACATTACTGAGTTGTCTGTTTTGGCAGGTATGAATACCTCTAAGTTTAAAAAAAGTTTTAAGCAATTGTACGGAACCACTGTTTTTAAATACATCACTTCTTTAAGAATTGAAAAAGCGAAAACTTTAATTCAACAAAAATCTTATACAATTTCTCAAGCGTCGTATGAAGTAGGGTATAAAAACGCACAACATTTTACGGTTGCATTCAAAAAAAAATTGGGGTATCTACCCAGTGAATTAAAAAAATAA
- a CDS encoding helix-turn-helix domain-containing protein, translating into MKNKKNHKPALQNTHVKFDPFIIKNEVWLNTEEAMKLLKVSRSTIYRLRKQKYIPSFQLGHIPIYPKFLLNKMLMGKALDNVNKT; encoded by the coding sequence ATGAAAAATAAAAAAAACCACAAACCAGCATTACAAAACACCCATGTAAAATTCGATCCCTTTATAATAAAAAATGAAGTATGGCTCAATACAGAAGAAGCTATGAAACTTTTAAAAGTAAGCCGCAGTACCATATACCGATTGCGCAAACAAAAGTACATTCCTAGTTTTCAACTAGGTCATATCCCAATATATCCAAAATTCTTATTAAACAAGATGTTAATGGGGAAGGCACTTGATAATGTAAATAAAACATGA
- a CDS encoding DUF6266 family protein: MATFQKGILGGFSGKVGNVVGARWRGKNVMRSLPQRGSYTATAKQEEQRLKFKTVIGFLSPLVDILNRYFGSPQGDKSRANLATSYHLKNAVVNLPTGTVMDYAKVLISKGDLRGIDGGTVAAAAAQTLNFGWQDNSGQGKATATDELMVVVYAPELNLFYTNVAVATRDATTASVTLPNFMASLEVEVWASFSKPETNFAAISTYMGAVTVL, translated from the coding sequence ATGGCAACATTTCAAAAAGGAATCCTTGGTGGATTTTCAGGAAAAGTAGGTAACGTAGTAGGTGCTCGATGGCGAGGGAAAAATGTAATGCGTAGTTTACCACAGCGTGGTAGTTATACGGCTACTGCAAAACAGGAAGAACAACGTTTAAAATTTAAAACCGTGATTGGTTTTTTAAGTCCGCTTGTAGATATTTTAAACCGTTATTTCGGGAGTCCACAGGGCGATAAATCGCGTGCTAACCTGGCAACATCGTATCATCTTAAAAATGCAGTGGTGAACCTCCCTACCGGCACAGTTATGGACTATGCCAAAGTATTAATTAGCAAAGGCGATTTAAGAGGTATTGATGGTGGTACGGTTGCAGCCGCAGCGGCACAAACCCTAAATTTTGGTTGGCAAGACAATAGCGGACAAGGAAAAGCCACTGCCACTGATGAATTGATGGTGGTGGTCTATGCACCCGAACTAAATTTGTTTTATACCAACGTAGCGGTTGCCACTCGTGATGCTACAACGGCAAGTGTAACGCTGCCTAACTTTATGGCAAGTTTAGAGGTTGAAGTTTGGGCTTCTTTTAGCAAGCCAGAAACCAATTTTGCAGCAATTAGTACGTATATGGGTGCGGTTACGGTGTTGTAA
- a CDS encoding type I restriction-modification system subunit M — translation MSENQLQLHQTLWNIANDLRGNMDADDFRDYILGFIFYKYLSKKMSLHANIILKPDGLEYSQVIGHESEALLLEEIKLDALDALGYFLKPTELFSELAKRGNSGGTNKFILEDLQKVLTNIEQSTMGSESEDDFGNLFEDLDLTSSKLGKTEEAKNELIVKVLMHLEGIDFDLENNENDLLGDAYEYLIGQFASGAGKKAGEFYTPQQVSKILAKIVTSDKERLKSVYDPTCGSGSLLLRVSKEVKEVGSFFGQESNPTTYNLCRMNMIMHDVHYKKFDIYNEDTLVNPSPKHIDKRFEAIVANPPFSANWNPDAIISDERFSPYGKMAPKSKADFAFVQHMIHQLDENGTMACVLPHGVLFRGAAEGHIRKYLIEDKNQLDAVIGLPSNIFYGTSIPTCILVLKKNRTTKDILFIDASNDFEKVKTQNVLTDSHLANIIETYRTRQTKDKYSFKATLEEVKENDYNLNIPRYVDTFEEEEAIDLLSVSTDLKALEKDIATTEKTIADFCNQLNIETPF, via the coding sequence ATGTCAGAAAACCAATTACAATTACATCAAACTTTATGGAATATTGCCAACGATTTACGTGGTAATATGGACGCAGATGATTTTAGAGATTATATACTAGGCTTTATCTTTTACAAGTATTTAAGTAAAAAAATGTCGCTACATGCAAACATTATTTTAAAACCAGATGGTTTAGAATATAGCCAAGTTATTGGTCATGAAAGTGAAGCTTTGTTATTAGAAGAAATAAAACTAGATGCTTTAGATGCCTTGGGGTATTTTTTAAAACCTACAGAATTATTTAGCGAATTAGCCAAAAGAGGTAATTCTGGCGGAACAAATAAATTCATTTTAGAAGATTTACAAAAAGTATTGACCAACATAGAGCAAAGCACTATGGGAAGTGAAAGTGAAGACGATTTTGGAAACCTTTTTGAAGATTTAGATTTAACGAGTAGTAAACTTGGTAAAACAGAAGAAGCTAAAAACGAATTGATTGTAAAAGTATTGATGCATTTAGAAGGCATTGATTTCGATTTAGAAAACAATGAAAATGATTTATTAGGGGATGCCTATGAATATTTAATTGGTCAGTTTGCTTCTGGAGCAGGAAAAAAAGCAGGTGAATTCTATACGCCGCAACAAGTTTCTAAAATATTAGCAAAAATTGTTACTTCAGATAAAGAACGACTAAAATCGGTGTACGACCCAACCTGTGGTTCTGGTTCTTTATTGTTAAGAGTTTCTAAAGAAGTAAAAGAAGTGGGTAGTTTTTTTGGACAAGAAAGCAACCCAACTACGTACAACTTGTGTAGAATGAATATGATTATGCACGATGTACATTATAAAAAATTCGATATTTATAATGAAGATACCTTAGTAAATCCATCACCAAAACACATAGACAAACGTTTTGAAGCCATTGTAGCAAATCCACCTTTTTCTGCGAATTGGAATCCTGATGCCATTATTAGTGACGAGCGTTTTTCGCCTTATGGTAAAATGGCGCCAAAAAGTAAAGCAGATTTTGCTTTTGTACAGCACATGATACATCAATTAGATGAAAACGGAACAATGGCCTGTGTATTACCACATGGTGTTTTGTTTAGAGGTGCAGCAGAAGGACATATTAGAAAATATTTAATTGAAGATAAAAACCAATTAGATGCCGTTATTGGTTTGCCTTCTAATATTTTTTATGGAACAAGCATACCAACGTGTATTTTAGTGTTGAAGAAAAACAGAACTACAAAAGACATTTTATTTATTGATGCTAGTAACGATTTTGAAAAAGTAAAAACTCAAAACGTATTGACGGATAGTCATTTAGCAAACATCATTGAAACCTATAGAACAAGGCAAACAAAAGACAAATATAGTTTTAAGGCCACTTTAGAAGAAGTAAAAGAAAACGATTACAATTTAAACATACCGCGTTATGTAGATACGTTTGAAGAAGAAGAGGCTATAGATCTTTTAAGTGTTTCTACAGATTTAAAAGCATTAGAAAAAGACATTGCTACTACTGAGAAAACCATTGCAGATTTCTGCAACCAATTAAATATTGAAACTCCTTTTTAA
- a CDS encoding restriction endonuclease subunit S, whose product MTEQKNITSLRGTKQSVSLIPKLRFKEFEGDWDKKKMIDLSERIGDGLHGTPKYADNSEISFINGNNLIDGKVFITEKTKKVDKTIFLKNDKNLRTNTLLISLNGTIGNIARYNNEKVMLGKSVGYFNFKENSNYYYHVLKSPKIQRFFISELTGSTIKNLSLKTLRETNIPFPSVKEQQKIASFLTSVDTQIQQLTTKKQLLENYKKGVMQQLFSQQLRFKNDDGLDFPDWEEKKFSKFIKLYRGSSPRPIIRYTTSNENGVNWIKIGDTKKSKNYRINKVSEKITEEGSLKSRFVKKGEIILANSMSFGKSYLLEIEGCIYDGWFVLREYEDSFNKEFLLHILNSHYLQKQYLRLSTGGVVQNISSEIVYSTKLFRPSIKEQQKIANYLSAIDTKIENVQIQIEKTQAFKKGLLQQMFV is encoded by the coding sequence ATGACAGAACAAAAAAACATAACGTCATTGCGAGGCACGAAGCAATCTGTTTCTTTAATACCTAAACTTCGTTTTAAAGAGTTTGAAGGTGATTGGGATAAAAAGAAAATGATTGATTTATCAGAAAGAATAGGTGATGGTTTACATGGCACACCTAAATATGCAGATAATTCTGAAATAAGTTTCATAAATGGTAATAATTTAATCGATGGAAAAGTTTTTATTACAGAAAAAACAAAAAAAGTTGATAAAACAATCTTTCTTAAAAATGATAAAAACCTAAGGACAAACACTTTACTAATCTCTTTAAATGGCACAATAGGTAATATTGCTAGATATAATAATGAAAAAGTGATGTTAGGCAAAAGTGTTGGTTATTTTAATTTTAAAGAAAACTCTAATTATTATTATCATGTTCTGAAATCACCAAAAATTCAAAGATTTTTTATATCTGAATTGACTGGTTCAACAATTAAAAACCTATCTCTTAAAACTCTTAGAGAAACCAATATTCCATTTCCTTCTGTAAAAGAACAACAAAAAATAGCTTCTTTTTTAACATCAGTAGATACCCAAATACAACAACTCACCACAAAAAAGCAGTTATTAGAAAACTACAAAAAAGGTGTAATGCAACAATTGTTTAGTCAGCAATTGCGTTTTAAAAATGATGATGGTTTAGATTTTCCTGATTGGGAAGAGAAGAAGTTTTCAAAATTCATAAAATTATATAGAGGAAGTTCACCAAGACCAATTATAAGATATACTACTTCAAATGAAAATGGAGTTAATTGGATTAAAATTGGAGATACAAAAAAATCAAAAAATTATAGGATAAATAAAGTTTCAGAAAAAATAACAGAAGAGGGTTCACTAAAATCTAGATTTGTTAAAAAAGGTGAAATTATTTTAGCAAATTCAATGAGTTTTGGAAAATCTTATTTATTAGAGATTGAAGGTTGCATATATGATGGTTGGTTTGTTTTAAGAGAATATGAAGATTCTTTTAATAAAGAATTCTTATTACATATTTTAAATTCTCATTATTTACAAAAGCAATATTTACGATTATCTACAGGAGGTGTAGTTCAGAATATTAGTAGTGAAATTGTTTATAGTACTAAATTATTTAGACCATCCATAAAAGAACAACAAAAAATAGCCAATTATTTAAGTGCAATCGATACAAAAATAGAAAATGTACAAATACAAATAGAAAAAACACAAGCGTTTAAAAAAGGTTTGTTACAGCAAATGTTTGTTTAG
- a CDS encoding type I restriction endonuclease subunit R, which translates to MSKQSELQLENNLIKQLVGLGYHKITVLDGDTLVSNLKRQLEAFNDCVFSTKEFDKILNHLEKGNVFEKSKTLRGRFQFVNDNGEATYIRFFDSEDWNANLFQVTNQITQEGTYKNRYDVTLLVNGLPLVQIELKRRGLEIKEAFNQINRYQRHSFWSNHGLFQYVQLFIISNGTITKYLANNALQSVKQTFFWSDVHNKNIKELTDFTTAFLNPDHLGLMIAKYIVRSETHKILMVLRPYQYYAVEKLVKQVKTTTDNAYIWHTTGSGKTLTSFKASQIIMDLPSVDKVLFVVDRKDLDYQTMKEFNSFKKDSVDVTNNTNSLVNQLADDSKLVLTTIQKLNNAITKNQYDKKLSGLKNRRVVLIFDECHRSQFGDTHQKITDYFTNSQLFGFTGTPIFADNASKNDLGKRTTKDLFGECLHKYVITDAIADDNVLKFGIEYIGRYKQKGRTLLDIDVEDIDKAAVFKDEKRLGKIADYIIAYHNAKTFDKEYSALFAVNDIKTLIKYYDIFQEKKRAGEHNLRIATIFSYGANEANEDAQDYLPDNETSQAAEPESDYTTSHSREKLDAFIADYNKMYNVSFSTKDSKLFEDYFKDISRRLKDREKKNFNDAKDRLDIVIVVNMMLTGFDAKKVNTLYVDKNLKQHGLIQAFSRTNRILGEKKSQGNIVCFRNLKKATDDAITLFSNKNADETIFIPPYENIAEKFDEALEHLLKITPSYQSVDDLVGEDQELQFVQAFRRLLRAKNVLESYVDFDWETLGIDEQTFANYQSEYWDLHDKVKNNNQTQKVSILDDIDFELELIHRDQINVIYILQLLANLKTKDKSEAAKQKKAIIDLLGGDVKLRSKRELIEKFIEENLPNIKDSDRITDEFENFWKEEKVKALSKICNEENLDQQQFNSLIQSYTYNGQEPIRQDVFKCLDNRPSILKAREIGDRIILKMKKYIDIFITGMTG; encoded by the coding sequence ATGAGCAAACAATCAGAACTTCAATTAGAAAATAACCTAATTAAACAATTAGTAGGTTTAGGATACCATAAAATAACCGTTTTAGATGGTGATACATTGGTTTCTAATTTAAAAAGGCAGTTAGAAGCGTTTAATGATTGTGTTTTTTCAACTAAAGAATTTGACAAAATTTTAAATCATTTAGAAAAGGGCAATGTTTTTGAAAAGTCTAAAACATTAAGAGGTCGTTTTCAGTTTGTAAATGACAATGGAGAAGCTACTTATATTCGTTTTTTTGATAGTGAAGATTGGAATGCGAACTTGTTTCAAGTTACAAACCAAATAACACAAGAAGGCACGTATAAAAACAGATACGATGTTACTTTATTAGTCAATGGTTTACCATTGGTACAAATAGAGTTAAAGCGCAGAGGTTTAGAAATCAAAGAAGCTTTTAATCAAATAAACCGTTATCAAAGACATTCTTTTTGGTCTAATCACGGGTTATTTCAATACGTACAGTTATTTATAATTAGTAATGGTACAATTACCAAATATTTGGCAAATAATGCCTTACAATCTGTAAAACAAACCTTTTTCTGGTCTGATGTACATAATAAAAACATTAAAGAATTAACAGACTTTACTACTGCTTTTTTAAATCCAGATCATTTAGGGTTAATGATTGCAAAGTATATTGTAAGAAGCGAAACGCATAAAATTTTAATGGTGTTAAGACCGTATCAATATTATGCAGTAGAAAAGTTAGTAAAACAGGTAAAAACCACAACAGACAATGCGTATATATGGCATACAACAGGTTCTGGTAAAACTTTAACTTCGTTTAAAGCAAGTCAGATTATTATGGATTTGCCTTCTGTAGATAAAGTGCTTTTTGTGGTAGATAGAAAAGATTTAGACTATCAAACAATGAAAGAATTTAATTCTTTTAAAAAAGACAGTGTAGATGTTACCAATAACACAAATAGTTTGGTAAATCAATTAGCAGACGATTCTAAATTGGTATTAACAACCATTCAAAAATTAAACAATGCGATTACTAAAAATCAATATGATAAAAAATTATCAGGTTTAAAGAATAGGAGAGTGGTACTTATTTTTGATGAATGCCATAGAAGTCAGTTTGGAGATACACACCAAAAAATAACAGATTATTTTACAAATAGTCAGTTGTTTGGCTTTACAGGAACCCCCATTTTTGCAGACAATGCGTCTAAAAACGATTTAGGAAAAAGAACAACCAAAGATTTGTTTGGCGAATGTTTACACAAATATGTAATTACAGATGCCATTGCAGATGATAATGTTTTAAAATTTGGAATCGAATATATTGGTAGATACAAACAAAAAGGAAGAACTTTATTAGATATAGATGTTGAAGACATTGATAAAGCAGCCGTTTTTAAAGATGAAAAAAGGTTAGGTAAAATTGCAGATTATATTATTGCATATCATAATGCTAAAACTTTTGATAAAGAATATTCTGCCTTATTTGCAGTCAATGATATTAAAACCTTGATTAAATATTACGATATTTTTCAAGAAAAGAAAAGGGCAGGAGAACACAATTTAAGAATTGCTACTATCTTTTCTTATGGCGCAAATGAAGCCAATGAAGATGCACAAGATTATTTACCAGACAATGAAACTTCACAAGCTGCAGAACCTGAAAGTGACTATACCACAAGCCACTCTAGAGAAAAACTAGATGCTTTTATTGCAGATTATAACAAAATGTATAACGTTAGTTTTTCTACAAAAGACAGCAAATTATTTGAAGATTATTTTAAAGATATTTCAAGACGTTTAAAAGATAGAGAAAAGAAAAACTTTAATGATGCCAAAGACCGTTTAGACATTGTTATTGTGGTAAATATGATGTTAACAGGTTTTGATGCTAAGAAAGTAAATACATTATATGTAGATAAAAACTTAAAACAACATGGATTAATTCAGGCTTTTTCTAGAACCAATAGAATTTTAGGAGAAAAGAAATCACAAGGAAACATCGTGTGCTTTAGAAACTTAAAAAAGGCTACAGATGATGCTATTACGTTGTTTTCTAACAAGAATGCAGATGAAACCATATTTATTCCGCCTTATGAAAACATTGCAGAAAAGTTTGATGAAGCACTAGAACACCTATTAAAAATAACACCTAGTTATCAAAGTGTAGACGATTTAGTAGGAGAAGACCAGGAACTACAATTTGTACAAGCATTTAGAAGATTATTAAGAGCAAAAAATGTTTTAGAATCTTATGTAGATTTTGATTGGGAAACTTTAGGAATAGACGAACAAACTTTTGCAAATTATCAAAGCGAATATTGGGATTTACACGATAAAGTAAAAAACAACAATCAAACTCAAAAAGTTTCAATATTAGATGATATCGATTTTGAATTAGAATTGATTCATAGAGACCAGATTAATGTAATATATATCTTACAATTATTAGCAAATTTAAAAACCAAGGATAAGTCTGAAGCTGCAAAACAGAAAAAAGCAATCATTGATTTATTAGGTGGTGATGTGAAGTTAAGAAGTAAACGAGAACTGATAGAAAAGTTTATTGAAGAAAATTTACCAAATATTAAAGATTCAGACCGTATTACAGATGAATTTGAAAACTTTTGGAAAGAAGAAAAAGTAAAAGCACTTTCTAAAATTTGTAATGAAGAAAATTTAGAC